A single region of the Mycobacterium lentiflavum genome encodes:
- a CDS encoding nitroreductase/quinone reductase family protein, producing MALRYVDPTVEYGRWYRVLERFGRSRTGGFMARHLFWHIDPWLYRVTGGRYPSILGGLSSAPLISTGAKSGQPREHQLAYFHDGPDAILVASYLGQPKNPQWYHNLKAHPECRLGDENFVAVEVTDPDDYERLYALAEHVCVNYADYRVNAAALGRRIPVFRLKPA from the coding sequence ATGGCGCTGCGCTATGTCGACCCGACCGTGGAGTACGGCCGCTGGTATCGGGTGTTGGAACGCTTCGGACGCTCGCGGACCGGTGGCTTCATGGCGCGACACCTGTTCTGGCACATCGACCCGTGGCTGTATCGCGTCACGGGCGGGCGCTACCCCTCCATCCTGGGCGGACTTTCTTCGGCACCCTTGATCAGCACGGGCGCCAAGTCGGGCCAGCCGCGCGAGCACCAACTCGCCTACTTCCATGACGGTCCCGACGCGATCTTGGTCGCCTCGTACCTGGGGCAGCCCAAGAATCCGCAGTGGTACCACAACCTGAAGGCGCATCCGGAATGCCGACTCGGCGACGAGAACTTCGTCGCGGTGGAGGTCACCGATCCCGACGACTACGAGCGCCTGTACGCGCTTGCCGAGCACGTCTGCGTCAACTACGCCGACTACCGCGTCAACGCCGCCGCCCTCGGGCGACGGA
- the arr gene encoding NAD(+)--rifampin ADP-ribosyltransferase codes for MDATLDEGPFFHGTKAELMVGDLLRAGFRSNYRPEIIMNHVYFTALRDGAGLAAELAAGDGMPRVYLVEPTGAFEDDPNVTDKKFPGNPTRSYRTREPLRVIAEVDDWIRLSPEALQAWRDRLAALRADERGEIIN; via the coding sequence ATGGATGCGACGCTCGACGAAGGTCCGTTCTTCCACGGAACAAAGGCCGAACTGATGGTCGGAGACCTGCTCAGGGCGGGCTTTCGTTCCAACTACCGGCCGGAAATCATCATGAACCATGTCTACTTCACCGCCCTGCGCGACGGTGCCGGGCTGGCGGCCGAGCTCGCGGCCGGCGACGGCATGCCGCGGGTGTATCTCGTCGAACCGACCGGTGCGTTCGAGGACGATCCGAACGTCACCGACAAGAAGTTCCCCGGCAATCCGACCCGCTCCTATCGCACCCGCGAACCGCTGCGGGTCATCGCAGAAGTCGACGACTGGATACGGCTGTCCCCCGAGGCACTTCAGGCGTGGCGCGACCGATTGGCCGCCCTGCGCGCCGACGAGCGCGGCGAGATCATCAACTGA
- a CDS encoding VOC family protein yields the protein MKFISTRLITADVNRLVAFYEMVTGTAAVWGNELFAEIPAEVATLAIGSDKTVPLFGVGSAEAAANRSAIVEFLVEDVDAEFARLRGQLSEVVTEPTTMPWGNRALLFRDPDGNLVNLFTPVTDQARKKFGM from the coding sequence ATGAAGTTCATTTCGACGCGCCTCATCACGGCAGACGTCAATCGGCTCGTCGCTTTCTACGAGATGGTCACCGGAACCGCCGCGGTCTGGGGTAACGAACTGTTCGCCGAGATTCCGGCCGAAGTCGCAACGCTGGCCATCGGAAGCGACAAGACCGTGCCGCTATTCGGAGTCGGCTCTGCTGAGGCGGCAGCCAACCGCAGCGCGATCGTGGAGTTCCTCGTCGAGGATGTGGACGCCGAGTTTGCGCGCCTTCGCGGGCAGTTGAGCGAGGTCGTGACCGAGCCGACGACCATGCCGTGGGGCAATCGTGCGCTGTTGTTCCGCGACCCCGACGGAAACCTGGTCAACCTGTTTACTCCCGTCACCGACCAGGCCCGCAAGAAGTTCGGGATGTGA
- the ychF gene encoding redox-regulated ATPase YchF, with the protein MSLSLGIVGLPNVGKSTLFNALTRNNVVAANYPFATIEPNEGVVALPDPRLDKLAELFGSEKIVPAPVTFVDIAGIVKGASEGAGLGNKFLANIRECDAICQVVRVFADDDVVHVDGKVDPSSDIEVIETELILADLQTLEKAVPRLEKEARNNKERKPVHEAAVAAEAVLDSGKTLFAAGVDVSPLRELNLMTTKPFLYVFNADEPVLTDANRKAELRAMVAPADAVFLDAKIEAELQELDDESAAELLESIGQTERGLDALARAGFHTLKLQTYLTAGPKEARAWVIHQGDTAPKAAGVIHTDFEKGFIKAEIVSYDDLVEAGSMAAAKAAGKVRMEGKDYVMADGDVVEFRFGTTSTSKSKA; encoded by the coding sequence GTGAGCCTGAGCCTGGGAATCGTGGGCCTGCCCAACGTGGGCAAGTCGACCCTGTTTAATGCGCTGACCCGCAACAACGTGGTAGCGGCGAACTACCCGTTCGCGACGATCGAACCGAACGAGGGCGTCGTCGCGCTGCCCGACCCGCGCCTGGACAAGCTGGCCGAGCTGTTCGGTTCCGAGAAGATCGTGCCGGCGCCCGTGACGTTCGTCGACATCGCCGGAATCGTGAAGGGAGCCTCCGAGGGCGCCGGGCTGGGCAACAAGTTCCTGGCCAACATCCGCGAGTGTGACGCGATCTGCCAGGTGGTGCGGGTGTTCGCCGACGACGACGTCGTGCACGTCGACGGCAAGGTCGACCCGAGCTCCGACATCGAGGTGATCGAGACCGAGCTCATCCTCGCCGACCTGCAGACATTGGAGAAAGCCGTCCCCCGCCTGGAGAAAGAAGCCCGCAACAACAAGGAGCGCAAGCCCGTACACGAGGCGGCCGTCGCTGCCGAGGCCGTGCTGGACTCGGGCAAGACGCTCTTCGCGGCTGGTGTCGACGTGTCACCGCTGCGCGAGCTGAACCTGATGACCACCAAGCCATTTCTGTACGTGTTCAATGCCGACGAGCCGGTGCTCACCGACGCGAACCGCAAGGCCGAGCTGCGCGCGATGGTCGCACCCGCCGACGCGGTGTTCCTCGACGCGAAGATCGAGGCCGAACTCCAGGAGCTCGATGACGAGTCGGCCGCCGAGCTGCTGGAGTCCATCGGGCAAACCGAGCGCGGACTAGATGCGTTGGCGCGGGCCGGTTTTCACACGCTGAAGCTACAGACTTACCTGACGGCAGGCCCAAAAGAGGCGCGCGCGTGGGTGATTCATCAGGGCGATACCGCGCCCAAAGCGGCCGGGGTGATCCACACCGACTTCGAGAAGGGTTTCATCAAGGCCGAAATCGTGTCCTATGACGACTTGGTCGAGGCCGGGTCGATGGCGGCGGCCAAGGCGGCCGGCAAGGTTCGGATGGAAGGCAAGGATTACGTGATGGCCGACGGCGACGTCGTGGAATTCCGGTTCGGAACAACCTCTACGTCCAAGAGCAAGGCCTAA
- a CDS encoding DUF6542 domain-containing protein, with translation MSEQRGTSAVAAAHRSIHPGIPGVPSWTALLIAVTATAIGYGIDSGSGHKELTGIFAGLYVAGCVVAVLAVRQEGLFTAVIQPPLILFCAVPGAYWLFHGGKIGSVKDLLINCGYPLIERFPLMLGAAGGVLLIGLIRWYLGTSQRPTAGEAAEDRTDTPAANVAEKSPFLRAVSAKLNSLLGVASSDGETDEEEPIDAQRRSTKASARTSRTERSGRSAASSARSRSRHARPSPQEEYDPADERPRRRRQTPPRDYDPADPPRRSSRRRPRPQGDPDPRGQSQREGRRDPRSRRNPYERPATRGSRYEDYDRYDPSEPLRRYQSYEPYESYQPVSEARRGHAAASGTNGANPSHHPISQVRYRGSGKSDERRGEPRGDRRGRPRSNGRPPERPPAESWEYDA, from the coding sequence GTGTCAGAGCAGCGGGGAACCTCGGCAGTAGCAGCTGCCCATCGCTCGATCCACCCCGGCATTCCGGGAGTGCCGTCGTGGACAGCCTTGCTCATCGCCGTTACCGCGACTGCCATCGGGTATGGCATCGACTCCGGATCCGGTCACAAGGAGCTGACCGGCATCTTCGCGGGCCTCTATGTCGCAGGCTGCGTGGTGGCGGTGCTGGCCGTACGCCAGGAAGGCCTGTTCACCGCGGTCATCCAGCCGCCGTTGATCCTTTTCTGTGCGGTGCCGGGCGCCTACTGGCTGTTCCACGGCGGCAAAATCGGCAGCGTCAAAGATCTGCTGATCAACTGCGGCTATCCGCTCATCGAGCGTTTCCCCTTGATGCTGGGCGCCGCGGGTGGTGTGTTGCTGATCGGCCTGATCAGGTGGTATTTGGGGACGTCGCAGCGTCCGACCGCGGGTGAGGCGGCTGAGGACAGGACGGACACTCCAGCCGCCAACGTCGCGGAGAAATCGCCCTTCCTGCGGGCCGTCAGCGCGAAATTGAACTCGCTGCTGGGCGTCGCTTCGTCGGACGGCGAGACCGACGAAGAAGAACCCATCGATGCGCAGCGCCGCTCCACGAAAGCCTCGGCCAGAACCAGCCGCACGGAGCGCAGCGGCCGGTCCGCGGCAAGTTCCGCGCGAAGCCGGTCCCGGCACGCCCGCCCGTCGCCGCAGGAGGAGTACGACCCGGCGGACGAGCGGCCACGGCGGCGGCGACAGACCCCGCCGCGCGACTACGACCCCGCCGACCCGCCGCGCCGGTCCTCGCGGCGGCGTCCGCGACCGCAGGGCGATCCCGACCCGCGCGGCCAGTCGCAGCGGGAAGGCCGTCGGGACCCGCGCAGCCGCCGCAACCCCTACGAACGCCCGGCGACGCGCGGCAGCCGATACGAGGACTACGACCGCTACGATCCGTCGGAGCCGTTGCGCCGGTACCAGTCCTACGAGCCGTACGAGTCCTATCAGCCCGTGTCGGAGGCCCGGCGTGGGCACGCCGCGGCGAGCGGAACCAACGGCGCCAACCCGTCGCACCACCCGATTTCGCAGGTCCGCTACCGCGGATCGGGCAAATCCGACGAGCGCCGGGGTGAGCCGCGCGGGGATCGCCGCGGCCGGCCTCGGTCAAACGGCCGGCCACCGGAGCGTCCCCCGGCCGAATCCTGGGAGTACGACGCCTAA
- a CDS encoding 4-hydroxy-3-methylbut-2-enyl diphosphate reductase — translation MAPTVDMGIPGASSSVANDPARKRVLLAEPRGYCAGVDRAVETVERALQKHGAPVYVRHEIVHNRHVVDTLEKAGAVFVQETDQVPEGAIVVFSAHGVAPTVHAAAAERNLHTIDATCPLVTKVHNEARRFARNDYDILLIGHEGHEEVIGTAGEAPDHVQLVDGVASVDDVTIRDENKVVWLSQTTLSVDETMEIVERLRQRFPKLQDPPSDDICYATQNRQVAVKAMAPECELVIVVGSRNSSNSVRLVEVALSGGATAAYLVDWADDIDPAWLEGVTTVGVTSGASVPEVLVRGVLERLAEAGFDVVQPVTTAQETLVFALPREIRSML, via the coding sequence ATGGCGCCGACTGTCGACATGGGAATTCCCGGCGCATCCAGCTCGGTAGCCAACGATCCGGCCCGTAAGCGAGTGCTGCTGGCCGAGCCCCGTGGCTACTGCGCGGGTGTGGACCGGGCGGTCGAAACGGTCGAGCGCGCGCTGCAGAAGCATGGTGCGCCGGTGTATGTGCGCCACGAGATCGTGCACAACCGGCACGTTGTCGACACCCTGGAAAAGGCCGGCGCGGTGTTCGTCCAGGAGACCGATCAGGTCCCCGAGGGCGCCATCGTGGTGTTCTCCGCCCACGGCGTCGCGCCGACCGTGCACGCCGCGGCCGCCGAACGTAACCTGCACACCATCGACGCCACCTGCCCCTTGGTCACCAAAGTGCACAACGAGGCCCGGCGCTTCGCCCGCAACGACTACGACATCCTGCTGATCGGGCATGAGGGCCACGAGGAGGTCATCGGGACCGCCGGGGAGGCGCCCGACCATGTGCAGCTGGTCGACGGGGTCGCCTCCGTGGACGACGTGACGATCCGCGACGAGAACAAGGTGGTGTGGCTCTCGCAGACCACGCTGTCGGTCGACGAAACCATGGAGATCGTCGAGCGGTTGCGGCAACGCTTCCCGAAACTGCAGGATCCGCCCAGCGACGACATTTGTTACGCGACCCAGAACCGCCAGGTCGCGGTCAAGGCGATGGCACCGGAGTGCGAGCTGGTGATCGTCGTCGGGTCCCGCAATTCGTCGAACTCGGTGCGCCTGGTGGAAGTGGCGCTGAGCGGCGGCGCGACGGCCGCTTACCTGGTCGACTGGGCCGACGACATCGACCCGGCGTGGCTGGAGGGTGTGACGACGGTCGGGGTTACCTCCGGCGCGTCGGTGCCCGAGGTGCTGGTCCGCGGTGTGCTGGAGCGACTGGCCGAGGCCGGCTTCGACGTGGTGCAGCCGGTGACGACGGCCCAGGAGACGCTGGTCTTCGCGCTGCCGCGGGAAATCCGGTCGATGCTCTGA
- a CDS encoding lipid droplet-associated protein codes for MASAPYGVRLLVGAATVAVEETIRLPKTILMYPMTLASEVAHIVMRFQQNLAELVIKGDSTLESIFPPKDEKPEWATFDEDTEVALDNSGGGFAELPDGAGGDRRAEGRFALYSVAEAHEDASALVRPTGSKKSTANPAVPEPSVAAELDYQTLTLAQLRARVQSLNVDDLEALLAYEQATTARAPFQTLLANRITRASAK; via the coding sequence ATGGCTTCTGCACCGTACGGGGTTCGGCTACTGGTCGGCGCGGCGACAGTCGCCGTCGAAGAGACCATCAGACTGCCGAAGACCATCCTGATGTATCCGATGACGTTGGCCAGTGAGGTCGCCCACATCGTGATGCGGTTCCAGCAGAATCTCGCGGAGCTGGTGATCAAGGGCGACTCCACCCTGGAATCCATTTTCCCGCCCAAAGACGAAAAGCCGGAATGGGCAACGTTCGACGAGGACACCGAAGTCGCCCTGGACAACTCGGGCGGGGGTTTCGCCGAATTGCCGGATGGCGCCGGGGGCGATCGGCGCGCCGAGGGGCGCTTCGCGCTGTACTCGGTCGCCGAGGCGCACGAAGACGCCAGCGCCCTGGTCAGGCCCACCGGGTCGAAGAAGTCAACGGCTAACCCGGCAGTTCCGGAGCCGTCGGTAGCAGCCGAACTCGACTATCAGACGCTGACACTGGCCCAGCTGCGGGCCCGAGTGCAGTCGCTGAACGTCGACGACCTCGAAGCCCTGCTGGCCTACGAGCAGGCCACCACGGCCCGAGCACCGTTTCAGACGTTGCTGGCCAACAGGATCACCCGCGCGTCCGCCAAGTGA
- the xseA gene encoding exodeoxyribonuclease VII large subunit → MTRAANSEANSAENPFPVRAVAIRVAGWIDKLGTVWVEGQLAQINIRADSKTVFMVLRDPAADMSLSVTCPRDLVLGAPVKLVEGTQVVVCGKPSFYTGRGTFSLRVSEIRAVGVGELLARIERLRRLLDAEGLFDPRLKRPIPFLPNMIGLITGRASAAERDITTVAGARWPAVRFAVRNTAVQGAGAVAQIVEALLELDRHVEVDVIVLARGGGSVEDLLPFSDETLCRAIAACRTPVISAVGHEPDNPLCDLVADLRAATPTDAAKRVVPDTAAEQRGIQELRRRSAQALRNWVSREQRALAQLRSRPVLAEPLAALTARTEEIHRARSAVRRDITRLVAAESDRVGHLAARLATLGPAATLARGYAVVQAVPVDGLHHRDGVMHVLRSVDDAPAGTRLRVRVSDGAVAAVSEGLTDGR, encoded by the coding sequence GTGACCCGAGCGGCGAATTCGGAGGCCAACTCGGCGGAGAACCCGTTCCCGGTTCGTGCCGTCGCGATCCGCGTTGCGGGCTGGATCGACAAGCTCGGAACCGTATGGGTCGAAGGGCAATTGGCCCAGATCAACATTCGGGCCGATTCCAAGACCGTGTTCATGGTGCTGCGTGACCCGGCCGCCGACATGTCGCTGAGCGTGACGTGTCCGCGCGACCTGGTGCTGGGCGCGCCGGTGAAGTTGGTCGAGGGCACCCAGGTGGTGGTCTGCGGCAAGCCCTCGTTCTACACCGGACGCGGCACATTCTCGTTGCGGGTGTCCGAGATTCGCGCCGTCGGCGTCGGCGAACTACTGGCCCGCATCGAACGGCTGCGCCGGCTGCTGGACGCCGAGGGCCTCTTCGACCCCCGGCTGAAACGCCCAATCCCCTTCCTGCCGAACATGATTGGGTTGATCACGGGCCGAGCCAGTGCCGCCGAGCGCGACATCACGACGGTAGCCGGCGCCCGCTGGCCCGCGGTGCGTTTCGCGGTGCGCAACACCGCCGTCCAGGGCGCAGGCGCGGTCGCCCAGATCGTCGAGGCGCTCCTCGAACTCGATCGGCACGTCGAAGTCGACGTGATCGTGCTGGCTCGCGGCGGCGGCAGCGTCGAGGACCTGCTGCCGTTCTCCGACGAAACGCTGTGCCGCGCGATCGCGGCCTGCCGCACCCCGGTGATCAGCGCCGTCGGCCATGAGCCCGACAACCCGCTGTGCGACCTGGTCGCCGATCTGCGTGCGGCCACCCCGACCGATGCGGCCAAGAGGGTGGTCCCGGACACCGCCGCGGAGCAGCGCGGAATTCAGGAACTGCGCCGGCGCAGCGCGCAGGCACTGCGCAATTGGGTGTCGCGCGAACAGCGCGCGCTGGCCCAGTTGCGCAGCCGCCCGGTGCTGGCCGAGCCGCTGGCGGCGTTGACGGCTCGCACCGAGGAGATCCACCGCGCGCGCTCGGCGGTACGCCGCGACATCACCCGGTTGGTCGCGGCCGAATCCGATCGCGTTGGCCACCTGGCCGCCCGGCTGGCCACGCTGGGCCCGGCCGCGACCCTGGCCCGTGGGTACGCGGTGGTGCAGGCCGTCCCGGTGGATGGCCTGCACCACCGGGACGGCGTCATGCACGTGCTGCGCTCGGTCGACGACGCGCCGGCCGGCACCCGGCTGCGGGTGCGCGTTTCCGACGGCGCCGTAGCGGCGGTGAGTGAGGGGCTGACCGATGGTCGATGA
- a CDS encoding exodeoxyribonuclease VII small subunit encodes MDQAEAESVTPISQLGYESCRDELIEVVRLLEQGGLDLDASLELWERGEQLAKRCEEHLAGARKRVEDALAAGQGDEA; translated from the coding sequence ATGGACCAGGCGGAGGCCGAATCGGTGACGCCCATTAGTCAGCTTGGCTATGAATCCTGCCGCGACGAGCTGATCGAAGTCGTACGCCTCCTCGAGCAAGGCGGACTGGATCTCGATGCGTCGCTGGAGCTCTGGGAAAGAGGCGAACAACTCGCGAAACGATGTGAAGAGCACTTAGCTGGCGCCCGCAAGCGAGTGGAGGATGCACTGGCGGCCGGGCAGGGCGACGAGGCTTAG
- a CDS encoding 3-beta-hydroxysteroid dehydrogenase gives MLSGMGDPSLTTELGRVLVTGGSGFVGANLVTTLLDRGYSVRSFDRAPSPLPPHSHLEVLQGDITDKDSCARAVDGIDTVFHTAAIIELMGGASVTDEYRQRSFAINVGGTQNLVDAGHAAGVQRFVYTSSNSVVMGGQPIVGGDETLPYTTRFNDLYTETKVVAERFVLSQNGVDGMLTCAIRPSGIWGRGDQTMFRKLFESVIAGHVKVLIGRKSARLDNSYVHNLIHGFILAAQHLVPGGTAPGQAYFINDDDPINMFEFARPVVEACGQPWPRIRVNGPIVRAAMTGWQRMHFRFGIPAPLLEPLAVERLYLDNFFSIAKASRDLGYQPLFTTEKALDECLSYYVDMFGQMKRQAEAAKAGAKR, from the coding sequence ATCCTGTCCGGCATGGGTGATCCATCACTGACAACCGAACTCGGCCGCGTCCTGGTCACCGGCGGCTCCGGGTTTGTCGGCGCCAACCTGGTGACCACCTTGCTCGACCGCGGATACTCGGTACGTTCCTTCGACCGCGCGCCTTCGCCGCTCCCCCCGCACTCGCACCTGGAAGTGCTGCAGGGCGACATCACCGACAAGGACAGCTGCGCGCGGGCGGTCGACGGCATCGACACGGTTTTCCACACCGCGGCGATCATCGAGCTGATGGGCGGCGCGTCGGTGACCGACGAATACCGTCAGCGCAGCTTTGCGATCAATGTCGGCGGCACCCAGAACCTGGTGGATGCAGGGCATGCCGCGGGGGTTCAGCGGTTCGTCTACACGTCATCCAACAGCGTCGTGATGGGCGGCCAGCCCATCGTCGGCGGCGACGAAACCCTGCCCTACACCACGCGATTCAACGACCTTTACACCGAGACCAAGGTCGTCGCCGAGCGATTCGTGTTGTCCCAGAACGGCGTTGACGGCATGCTTACGTGCGCGATCCGCCCCAGTGGCATCTGGGGCCGTGGCGACCAGACGATGTTCCGCAAGCTGTTCGAGAGCGTGATCGCCGGCCACGTCAAGGTGCTGATCGGCCGCAAGTCAGCCCGGCTGGATAACTCTTACGTGCACAACCTGATTCACGGCTTCATCCTGGCCGCTCAGCACCTGGTGCCCGGTGGCACCGCGCCCGGTCAGGCCTACTTCATCAACGACGACGACCCGATCAACATGTTCGAGTTCGCGCGGCCGGTGGTGGAAGCGTGCGGGCAGCCCTGGCCGCGAATTCGGGTCAACGGCCCCATCGTCCGGGCGGCAATGACCGGCTGGCAGCGGATGCACTTCCGGTTCGGAATTCCCGCGCCGCTACTGGAGCCTTTGGCCGTCGAGCGGCTGTACCTGGACAACTTCTTCTCGATCGCCAAGGCGTCCCGCGACCTCGGCTACCAGCCGCTGTTCACCACCGAGAAGGCGTTGGACGAGTGCCTGTCCTACTACGTGGACATGTTCGGCCAGATGAAGAGGCAGGCCGAGGCGGCCAAAGCCGGCGCCAAGCGATAG
- a CDS encoding AI-2E family transporter, whose amino-acid sequence MNTEFTLTQKRALAVLTLIALLFGAYFLRDYFVLIVVAAVGAYLFTPLFNWFNKRFGTGLSATFTLLSALAMVIVPVGLFIVLAVVQVSRMIDSITGWVKTTDLSGLGDKVLHVVNDLAARVPFLHITINPEMLRKVMVTSAQNVGHWLLQTLQGAAGSALGAITYGIIFLYVFLALLVHRESLRTLIGQLNPLGEEVTDLYLKKTGAMVRGTVFGQFVIALCQGVAGAGSIYIAGFHHGFFIFAILLTALSIIPLGGGIVTIPFGIGMIFYGNIFGGAFVILWHLVVVTNIDNFLRPVLVPRDARLNPALMLLSVFAGIAMFGPWGIVIGPVLMILIVTTLDVYLAVYQGVELVNPDDDAPARRSWLPRRKAKEPAVKSAAQ is encoded by the coding sequence ATGAACACCGAATTCACGCTCACTCAAAAGCGTGCGCTGGCGGTACTCACATTGATCGCGCTGCTGTTCGGCGCGTACTTCCTGCGCGACTATTTCGTGCTGATCGTGGTGGCCGCCGTCGGCGCGTATTTGTTCACGCCACTGTTCAATTGGTTCAACAAACGTTTCGGCACCGGCCTGTCGGCGACCTTCACGTTGTTGTCGGCGCTGGCGATGGTCATCGTGCCGGTAGGTCTGTTCATCGTGCTGGCCGTCGTCCAGGTCTCCCGGATGATCGACAGCATTACCGGGTGGGTGAAGACCACCGACCTCAGCGGGCTCGGTGACAAAGTCCTGCACGTCGTCAACGACCTGGCGGCCCGAGTTCCGTTCCTACACATCACGATTAATCCGGAGATGCTGCGAAAGGTGATGGTTACCAGCGCGCAGAATGTCGGTCATTGGCTGCTGCAGACCTTACAGGGCGCCGCGGGAAGCGCCCTCGGAGCCATCACGTACGGCATCATCTTTCTTTACGTGTTTCTCGCATTGCTGGTGCATCGAGAGAGCTTGCGCACGTTGATCGGTCAGCTCAACCCGCTGGGCGAGGAAGTCACGGATCTCTACCTGAAGAAGACCGGTGCGATGGTGCGCGGCACGGTGTTCGGCCAGTTCGTCATCGCGTTGTGCCAAGGCGTTGCGGGTGCGGGGTCGATCTACATCGCCGGATTCCACCACGGATTCTTCATTTTCGCGATTCTGCTGACGGCGTTGTCGATCATCCCGTTGGGCGGCGGCATCGTGACGATCCCGTTCGGCATCGGAATGATCTTCTACGGCAACATCTTCGGCGGCGCGTTCGTGATCTTGTGGCATCTGGTGGTGGTCACCAACATCGACAACTTCTTGCGCCCCGTCCTGGTGCCGCGCGACGCCCGGTTGAATCCGGCGCTGATGCTGCTGTCGGTGTTCGCCGGTATCGCCATGTTCGGGCCCTGGGGCATCGTCATCGGACCGGTGCTGATGATCCTGATCGTGACGACCCTCGACGTCTACCTGGCGGTTTACCAGGGCGTCGAGCTGGTGAACCCGGACGACGACGCACCCGCGCGCCGCAGCTGGCTACCACGCCGGAAGGCCAAAGAGCCAGCGGTTAAGTCAGCCGCTCAGTGA
- a CDS encoding dienelactone hydrolase family protein has protein sequence MRAPEADLSGWVAAPFTGGGYTHDVYRKGAGPGVVVIPEIPGAHPGVLGLGNHLVDNGFTVAIPSLFGVPGKAKTVGYTAAVVARACVAKEFAAFATNKQRPVSLFLRALARDLKESTGGKGVGVIGQCFTGGFALAAAVDDSVLAPVLSQPSVPLPLGPTRRRDPGLSESELTTIAERAANDGLCAIGLRFSEDWMSPRDRFTALKERLGDAFEVIEIDSRPGNEHGFAKMAHSVLTDEVREIAGQPAYEARKRVVEFLTERLT, from the coding sequence GTGAGGGCACCCGAAGCGGATTTGTCCGGATGGGTGGCGGCACCGTTTACCGGTGGCGGCTACACCCATGACGTCTACCGCAAGGGCGCGGGCCCCGGGGTGGTGGTGATTCCCGAAATACCGGGGGCCCATCCCGGTGTGCTGGGTTTGGGTAATCACCTGGTGGACAACGGTTTCACGGTCGCGATTCCATCGCTGTTCGGGGTGCCCGGCAAGGCCAAGACGGTAGGCTACACCGCCGCGGTCGTCGCACGGGCATGTGTGGCAAAGGAATTCGCCGCCTTTGCGACGAACAAGCAGCGGCCGGTGTCGTTGTTCCTGCGTGCCCTGGCCCGTGACCTCAAAGAGTCCACTGGAGGCAAGGGCGTCGGGGTGATCGGCCAGTGTTTCACCGGCGGCTTCGCGCTGGCCGCCGCGGTCGACGACAGTGTGCTGGCGCCGGTGCTGAGTCAGCCGTCGGTACCCTTGCCGCTGGGCCCGACTCGTCGCCGCGATCCCGGGCTCAGCGAATCCGAGTTGACCACGATCGCAGAGCGTGCCGCCAACGACGGTTTGTGCGCCATCGGCCTGCGATTCAGCGAGGACTGGATGTCCCCGCGGGACCGCTTCACCGCGCTCAAGGAGCGACTTGGCGACGCGTTCGAGGTGATCGAGATCGATTCGCGTCCGGGCAACGAACACGGTTTCGCCAAGATGGCCCACTCGGTGCTCACCGACGAGGTCCGTGAGATTGCCGGCCAGCCGGCTTACGAGGCCCGCAAGCGAGTCGTCGAATTCCTCACTGAGCGGCTGACTTAA
- a CDS encoding DUF4245 domain-containing protein: MTEEQPSADQAGEPVPAARPAKPRLLQDGRDMFWSLAPLVIGCILLAGMVGMCSFQPTGPNKGAIPAYDAATALRADAQTLGFPIRMPQLPEGWQPNSGGRSGIENGRMANGQRLAAATSTVGYIGPTGMYLSLTQSNADEDKLIGSIHPSAYPTGTVDVGGTNWIVYRGSGDRGADAEPVWTTRLTSPGGTTQIAITGAANADQFRTLAAATQSQSPLPTSR, from the coding sequence GTGACCGAAGAACAGCCCAGCGCCGACCAGGCCGGTGAGCCGGTACCGGCGGCCAGGCCCGCCAAACCCCGGTTGCTTCAGGACGGCCGCGACATGTTCTGGTCGCTGGCACCGCTGGTGATCGGATGCATCCTGCTGGCCGGCATGGTCGGGATGTGTTCGTTCCAGCCGACCGGCCCGAACAAGGGCGCAATTCCGGCGTACGACGCGGCGACGGCCCTGCGCGCGGATGCTCAGACGCTGGGCTTTCCGATCCGAATGCCGCAGCTGCCCGAGGGCTGGCAGCCCAACTCCGGCGGCCGCAGCGGCATCGAGAACGGGCGCATGGCCAATGGTCAGCGCTTAGCCGCGGCCACTTCGACGGTGGGATACATCGGCCCGACGGGAATGTATCTGAGCCTGACGCAGAGCAACGCCGATGAGGACAAGCTGATCGGCTCGATCCATCCGTCGGCGTATCCGACCGGAACGGTCGACGTCGGGGGAACGAACTGGATCGTCTATCGCGGATCCGGCGACCGCGGCGCCGACGCCGAGCCGGTCTGGACCACCAGGTTGACCAGCCCGGGCGGAACCACCCAGATCGCGATCACGGGTGCCGCAAATGCCGATCAGTTCCGTACGCTGGCGGCGGCGACGCAGTCGCAGTCGCCCCTGCCGACCAGCCGATAG